From the Engraulis encrasicolus isolate BLACKSEA-1 chromosome 18, IST_EnEncr_1.0, whole genome shotgun sequence genome, the window GTTCAAGTTCACAGAAACTACTGAACTACTGGGATATTCATGCGCAACCATCTCTAGGATTTAGAGAGAATGGTCTGAAAAAAGGGAAAATATCCAGTGAGTGGCAGTTCTGTGGACAAAATTACATTGTTGCTGCCAGAGGTcaaaggagaatggccagactggtttgagctgatacaaaggcaacagtTAGTCAAATAACCACTTGTAACAACTGAGGTATGCATAACAGAAAATCTGAACACACAGCACACCTAAACTTGAGGCAGATCAGCTACAGCAGCAGAGGACCAAATCGGGAGTCACTCCTGTTAACTAAGAACAGAGAAATGAGAAATGGAGCCACCCTGCCTTGCATTGGCAgttcaggctggtggtgtaatggcgtagggatattttcttggcacaaTTTTGCCCCCTTAGTACCAATTCAACTTTGCTgtaatgccacagcctacctgggAATTGTTGCAGTTTACTAATAAAGTGGTCTGTGAGTGTATATatttagtctttttttttcagcctgGACATTttgagagtgggacaggaaatgagtgggtgtgagacatgggggaggattgggaaatgaccttgggtcaaaatcaaacccgggtccccgtCACAACAGTATGGtaccgtagagtagagtagagtagagtcgagtagagtagagtagagtaactttattgatccccagggtgAAATTAAGGTGTCAGCTAGTTTACATAAATACTGATAATGTCCACATGGATATTTCAAGACACGCATAAATACCAAATACAAAAAgtacagaaaaaataaaaaggcaattgtgcaacaACATATTCTTTGAATTGAGGTTTACAAGAGATCAATATGACCAAGAATGACGGATGTTGACGGATAAGTCTTTGATATAGTATTTTGACTTAGCCGTAAATAGTATACAACAAAGAACATAAatcctggtaaggtgcatgaagacatTCTGCAAAAAGTAAAGTGATCAAAAAGCGGTGCATTGAACATGGGGTGAGGATTTCTCAATCGTCACCAAAAGTAAAAAGTGTATTGCACagtacacgcacaggcacacacacacacacacacacacacacacacacacacacacacacacacacacacacacacaccttagctgTTTGAGACATGACCTTTTTAATTCTACTTCTGATGGTAGGACTCAGAGCATGACACAACTGATTCCCACATTAGAATGACAGTAAAAAATGTCTCTTTGCGAAGTGACataatgtggtaacactttacttgacgccggtgtcatatgcatatcattacagtgtcataatggtgtcatgacacagtcatagaaaaGTCATCAACATTATGTCCATTATAtccattttatgactgttggccttaagtgacattcggtctttcagaatgtcacttaaggccaacagtcataaaatgtttatgacatggacataatgtttatgacgtacactgttatgacactgtaatggcaTGCCTATGACactggtgtcaagtaaagtgttacccaaaatgtCTTCAAGCTCCGAAGAAGTGCGAGTCCCGGTACCTAGGACTTAAATCTTTTGATAAAGATGACCAGTACGAATGagtgtttgtttttacatttgaATAACCCTtaagtattattactattattttattaTCAATTGAGTGTATTTTACTTTTTCTGATTACTGAAAAGCGCTTTGGTCCTTCTTGGTATTGAAATGTGCTACATTAATTAAACAGTGAGCATAAGCATGAGAGTCATCACCAAGTTTGTCCCCTCCCATGTCTACAGAGTTTTCGCAAGGCATGATCCTCCCCACGGTCAACGGCATGCCCAGCCAGAAGCAGACACAGGAGACTCCCCCTAAAATCAAGATGGACATGACACAGGTCAGTACAGTTCATCCCAGGCTGTGGACTTAAACCAGCACAAAGTGTTAATGTAATGGTTGggattaaacttttttttttacttaaaggcCAACCAGAGAGGAAGCAGGATGGAACACTAGTGGTTGGGGTGGCAGTTTTTATATGTAGCTGGAAAAATTCTTCCATTGCATTACTGTTGGCTTTTTCAATAGTTAAGCTTATTATTTCCACCTTTTGAAGATTTTCTAATTCTGCACTTGATACCTCTGCATTGGTTTTCCCAGGGCTGACTGTATTAAGCCACCATGTCTGATTCTGAGCTTCGTAGTGTTTGCCtgctagaaaaaaaaaacgtctttgtggAGAATATTTAATCGGAAATGGTTATTACGGCTGAGATGTGGTCATGCTTCATTCACCCACAGAGATATCATATGAAATCCAGCTTTTCTCTTAACTAGAAAAAATAATTACTGTACTTCTATTATCCTAGTACTATGTGTCCTATATTCCGATCATGTGTCCTGTCTTATAACACGAGCTTTGGTTGAATAATTTTTATTGAAGGGAATAAAAATATTTCATAGAACAACAGAGTACATGCATCCCTTTGTATTTTTGGTTATacacaagaagaagaacaaaGTTGTTTCTCTTTTCTCCAGTCGGCCTCATCGACTTCAGTCTCGTCGAGTACAACGGGGGTGAAGATTCCCACCTGCAAATTCAAGCTGAAAGACTCGTTCCTCACATCACCGGAGGAGTTGTACAGGTGCTTCGTCAACCAGGAggtgagagagaacaagagattcACGGTGGTTGGAAGCAGGTTAGGCCTCTTGTCAGTATGCTAACTCCGAAATAGTCATAGACAATATCCCGAAAGAAGTGACGCTTTTTTCTGCAAACCAAATAAAGCCAGCGGTCTTGTGAAGGTTTAGTACTCACAATGTTTACCTGAGGCACTAAACCACCTGCCCAGAATACCACCCATTCAAAAATAATGTATGGTCAGCTGATTAACCACCTAATGTAAACAAAAGGGGGGAAATTATCATTGCAGTCAAGGAGAATAACCTAACTGGAACAGATGGGTTTTCATTCTGGATTGACAGATCTGTAAGGGGGAAGAGAGGCTACCATATGACCTTAAAGTTGCCATGTTGTTGttatatatgggtgggagacgtgacgccttgttttttcgtaacattggttaaaaacctacaaaactgttattttccctttaaaaaacaaatgtcaatgaaagatgtggtacattatggttcatattagtcttagatgagaagaaacatttttgttaagatttatgtaaaggtttatatgtcaaatatcctgcggtgtgactgtgacattaatgaaacctggaatataatatatatatataaattaaccaacaacattttgaataatgtatgaagcatttggcatgattgcataaatattaacttcatattaagatatgtgaatgtggaaaaaaactcaagacaagtaatattaactacaagttcaatttcgtaacacaaattgcgtcctgtggggtgacatgtatgtcagtgtttgtgaatgggcagctgcaaggccaactacaagggtcttaaagactggctcctaaccagtctgtacctcagttattggagagtgctgtggaagtttaaggtgactcttaacctcttaatatgtcttcatattgcaatctttctgtcacgcaatgcttaggttcattttatggtgtcctgtggtgtgactgctcttataggaggaaaaaaaagtttttttattaatgaaaacaaatattaagattaaacacaatattattatcaagttagcatgagctcagatgccagtcatgtatacaaaaggattaaaatggccataatgcagtgaattccctgtggtgtgactcaattttcctgcggtgtgacatgcctatgcaatgtgttgatgcaggacacattttcccaaaaatggcaaaaataaggtgaaattccacagaccactaagtgctttatttttttctatttttttccaatttttatccatcatttttttcaggaatttgaaaaacttttttttttttttgcgttacgcccttaaacgtcaaccacccatatgcaTCTTTTACTCAAACCTCTGTGTTTAAATGCAATTGTTGTGTGTGACGTTTGCTGCCTCAGATGGTCCGGGCCTTCACGCATTCTGACGCCCTGGTGGAGAACTACAGAGGAGGAAAGTTCCGGCTCCTGGATGGAAACGTGTCTGGGGAGTTTGTAGATCTGGTAAGGGAAGGATATGCGTTTTCTCTCTGAtagtgttttcaggccgaccagaacggagccgatgccggtgcccgcaccagttaggttcggtactaaagtgcttatctgcgaccagcccgtgttcataccgggctctgaactttttccgcacgtgactgtgttacccggatgaacctgatCACTGCCACGGAGATGACATTTATAACGTACAGTACATTATAATAAATGTCAGTGTACAGGACTtctagttgaaaaaggtaggtctgcacactgccgataagctccaaaaataaactttattatttaaaatgcaacgtttcgatcacactggatcttcatcaggcagatgaagatccagtgtgatcgaaacgttgcattttaaataataaagtttatttttggagcttatcggcagtgtgcagacctacctttttcaactatctgatttttttgtctggcacctgcaacaagtgtttttggatgtgcacaccctacccaaaactagtGTACAGGACTTCGCCATCCTGTCCCATTCCTCATGAAAGTTGATATTTGCAAATGGCTTTCCATTTGTTGCCATGACAGTGGTAGTCACTGTGAGCATTTCGAAATACAGTTGTTTTGCAATTCAGTGTTCAGAAGGGTGATTTTAAAATAACCTCCCAGTTAATTTCCGCACGACAGACATTTTCATGTAAAAGTCATGAAATTCAAACAGGATGTGTCATAAACATAAACAGTGATTGGTGAAATGGTGAAGTGCACCATAAGTTGCAATTCTGACCGAGGTTAATACATACAGCCTCTTCATCATTTTGCATAACTTGCAAGCAGAAATGCCTCAGCAGTTTGAGCTTTTCTCACCCGAAAAAGCTAGCAATGTTGCAGCTCATCCTAACTGCTGAAACTGTACACATTTATGTATGGCTAGAAATGGATTTCCGTAGTGCACACCTCTTACTGTCCTTTCTCTGTTTTATGAGTTTTAAAACGCAAGTGActgtttaaaatgtttttaaaaggatttttttttggtcCCACCATTGCTTTGGTGCCCTCTACTGGCAGTCCGCCTCTTTGCACGGCTTACATGTCGTACAGTACCCCTTATACATAACACTAAGGTGactctttttatccaaagcgacttggttattttacagggtattggttgcagtcaaTGCGGGgagcaatgcagggttaggtggcttgctcaagggcacctcagccatggatggaggtgtagggagtggaagggtgggattcgagacagcaatcctctgatcttaagCCCCCCTCACTAACCATTAGGTCACGACTACCCCTTTTTTGCCACTGCTTGTTAAATGATGTGCCACCAGCTCCATGTATGGAGATACTGGCTAAAGTCCTGCTGTGAAATGCAGATTGGAAGTAGCCAGGCCACGACCTCCTAGGCCCTTcttgtcaggccaagagcaatgtaaatatcgtttccgaCCTGCAGAAAACTGGGAACTGCACCCACTTTCACAGAAACGAGTCAACCAGTAACAAACCTAGgggggcgggtcaaccatgccgttttgggaAACCTGAATTTTATGCTCttgctcagaccaagtctcgaagagatttgaaagtcgatgataatcaggctagatagGAAGTGCGCGGGTGATGAAAAGGTGTATAAAATGCTGTAGTAGTTGGGTTGGTGATGACAACTCAAGTTAAAACCATGTAATTCTCTTAATGGGATTTCACTTCCACATATTCCTTCTGTATCTCTTATTTACAGGTACCTGATGAGATGATTGGAATGAAATGGCGATTTAAGACATGGCCTACTGGTAGGTAACATATCTGGAAATTGTTTTCAGTTGGGTTTGGAAACAATATACGTGTGCATAACTTACACAACATACGTGTAAACAACTTTTGTGCTTTTGTAATTTctgtaatatctctctctctctctctctttgtctctgtgcgtGGCACTCACCGCGTAGAACACTATGCCAGTGTGACCTTGACGCTGAGGGACAAGGACGACGAGACGGAGCTGATCCTGGACGTGCGAGGCGTGCCCACTAACGAGGAGGAGCGCACCAAGGAGGGCTGGCAGCGCTACTACCTGGCCGCCATCAAGATGACCTTTGGCTATGGGTCACGCCtcctctgatgcacacacacacatgcacacacacacacacacacacacacacacacacacacacacacacacacacacacacacacacacacacacacacacactttctcttttacCAATAGACAGAagacccgccccacacacactgtatctttCTCTTTTATGTATggacagaggaacacacacacacacacacacacacacacacacacacacacacacacacacacacacacacacacacacacacacaccagggcatgTGAATGGAGCTGAGTGGAGGAGCTGAGCCGCTCCTGCTAACGTGGATGCTCTCGAAAGTTAAGCGCACTATCCCTCAAATTTGGATCCGACCGCTCCGCTCAGA encodes:
- the ahsa1a gene encoding activator of 90 kDa heat shock protein ATPase homolog 1a, translating into MAKWGEGDPRWIVEERADATNVNNWHWTERDVTGWSSDKIKALLLGVQVTGEQGVCEVTAVDSMEGEASINNRKGKLIFFYEWHIKATWTGTTKSGIKYKGTIEVPNLSDENDMDDLDISIALGKDEPKTPLADLMKKEGEKKVRLALGSYVGLLKTEFSQGMILPTVNGMPSQKQTQETPPKIKMDMTQSASSTSVSSSTTGVKIPTCKFKLKDSFLTSPEELYRCFVNQEMVRAFTHSDALVENYRGGKFRLLDGNVSGEFVDLVPDEMIGMKWRFKTWPTEHYASVTLTLRDKDDETELILDVRGVPTNEEERTKEGWQRYYLAAIKMTFGYGSRLL